One window of the Chryseotalea sp. WA131a genome contains the following:
- a CDS encoding XdhC family protein produces the protein MKEFKAILAAYKELKPHQTKAALATVVKVKGSSYRSPGARMLITDDGKWVGSISGGCLEGDALRKARKVMADKKPLTVTYDTREESNQNLGISLGCNGVIDVLIEPITPEHNPMPLFEKCIQANEPVAMATVIRGEGVGEKMVVGQQSAIQSFQDKKRSECVLPLLTEIFNSKKSETKIFYNNENECEVFLEFIQPSLSVIIFGGGFDARPVSQLAKSLGWEVQVTDECVAHIAPIFFPNADKLSLCQREYIERDFNVTAYTACILMSHNYEYDRDVLKKLICTSTPYIGILGPRKRFEKMLLEFKKDGLDLTTEQLHRIHSPIGLDIGAEAADEIAISIVAEIQSKFANRSGRFLKYNPGPIHQRDPNSDQVFKQVYLIENGEKKISFQ, from the coding sequence ATGAAAGAATTTAAAGCCATATTAGCTGCCTATAAAGAACTCAAACCCCATCAAACAAAAGCAGCTCTAGCAACAGTGGTAAAGGTGAAAGGCTCCTCTTACCGTAGCCCGGGAGCCCGTATGCTCATTACGGATGATGGCAAATGGGTAGGCTCTATCAGTGGCGGTTGCCTAGAGGGAGACGCACTGCGCAAAGCGCGAAAGGTGATGGCCGATAAAAAACCTTTAACCGTTACGTACGATACGCGGGAAGAAAGCAATCAAAATTTAGGAATTAGCTTGGGGTGCAACGGGGTAATCGATGTGTTGATTGAGCCTATTACTCCAGAACATAATCCGATGCCCCTATTTGAAAAATGTATTCAGGCCAACGAACCGGTGGCCATGGCTACAGTAATTCGTGGAGAAGGAGTGGGTGAGAAAATGGTTGTTGGCCAACAATCTGCGATCCAATCATTTCAAGATAAAAAACGGAGCGAATGTGTTCTGCCTCTGCTTACGGAAATTTTTAATTCAAAGAAATCAGAAACAAAAATATTTTATAATAATGAAAATGAATGTGAAGTGTTTCTTGAATTCATTCAACCCTCATTATCCGTCATCATTTTTGGTGGAGGATTTGATGCGCGACCAGTCAGTCAATTGGCCAAATCACTGGGTTGGGAAGTGCAGGTGACCGATGAATGTGTGGCGCACATTGCCCCGATTTTTTTTCCGAATGCCGACAAGTTGTCGTTGTGCCAACGTGAATATATTGAACGAGATTTCAACGTTACGGCCTACACCGCCTGTATTTTGATGTCGCACAATTATGAATACGATCGGGATGTTCTAAAAAAATTGATTTGCACATCAACGCCTTACATCGGGATTTTGGGACCACGCAAGCGATTTGAGAAAATGCTGTTGGAATTCAAAAAAGATGGACTTGATTTAACAACTGAACAGCTTCATCGCATCCATTCACCTATTGGGCTGGACATAGGTGCCGAGGCCGCAGATGAAATTGCCATTTCGATTGTAGCCGAAATTCAAAGCAAATTTGCAAACCGCTCGGGTCGTTTTCTCAAATATAACCCTGGCCCCATCCATCAACGCGATCCGAACAGCGATCAAGTATTTAAACAGGTGTATTTGATTGAGAATGGTGAGAAGAAAATTTCATTTCAATAA
- a CDS encoding uridine kinase, giving the protein MNKPFTIGITGGSGSGKTFFLQGLSSLFDPEDICLISQDNYYKPRDQQPIDENGIKNFDLPISIDREAFLMDLLKIKSGQNVIKKEYTFNNPAAEPTLLEFKTAPIIIVEGLFVQYFEEIEKELDLRIFIEAKDHVKLGRRIKRDQVERGYDLDDVLYRYQYHVMPIYESQIEPLKHEADLVIPNNSNFAKALDVLSIFLKTKLSR; this is encoded by the coding sequence ATGAACAAACCCTTTACTATTGGCATAACGGGGGGCAGTGGCTCTGGCAAAACATTTTTTTTGCAAGGTTTGAGTTCGCTCTTTGATCCGGAGGATATTTGCCTGATTTCGCAAGACAATTATTACAAGCCCCGCGATCAGCAACCCATCGATGAAAATGGGATTAAGAATTTTGATTTACCAATTTCAATAGACCGAGAGGCTTTTTTGATGGATCTACTGAAGATAAAGTCCGGTCAAAATGTGATCAAAAAAGAATACACCTTTAACAATCCCGCGGCAGAGCCCACGTTGTTGGAGTTTAAGACAGCCCCCATCATTATTGTGGAAGGTTTGTTTGTACAGTATTTTGAAGAGATAGAAAAAGAATTGGATTTACGCATTTTTATTGAGGCCAAAGACCATGTAAAGTTGGGCAGGCGCATCAAGCGCGACCAAGTGGAAAGAGGATATGATTTAGATGATGTGTTATATCGCTACCAATATCATGTCATGCCAATCTATGAAAGTCAAATAGAACCGTTAAAACATGAAGCAGATTTGGTGATTCCGAACAACAGCAATTTTGCAAAGGCATTGGATGTGCTTTCTATTTTTTTGAAAACTAAGTTATCAAGGTGA
- a CDS encoding DegT/DnrJ/EryC1/StrS family aminotransferase yields MTIPFFSLQRLHQSIQGELDEAISKVIRKGTFVLGEEVESFEHQYAAYTGTKYCVSVASGLDALIVSLRAVGIGKGDEVLVPSHTCQATWLAVTLVGATPIPVEVTDLLIDPSKILSHLTKKAKAILPVHLYGQPCNMDLIGELAKKNNLLIVEDNAQAHGATWKSMRTGSFGIINATSFYPTKNLGALGDGGAITTNDKELATFVKKYRNYGSEEKGCHTIVGINSRLDEMQAALLRVKLNHLSKWNLMRTQTAELYYKNLQGVGDVILPPQKSTEQDWTHVYHQFVIRTKHRDSLKKFLNDKGVETAIHYPTPIHLQQAYQFLNLKKESLPRAERLSETVLSLPIWPGLLPEETEFISQKVTDFFYHL; encoded by the coding sequence GTGACAATACCTTTTTTTTCACTCCAAAGGCTTCATCAATCTATACAAGGTGAATTAGACGAGGCTATTTCCAAAGTAATTAGGAAAGGCACGTTTGTATTGGGTGAAGAGGTAGAATCATTTGAACACCAATACGCTGCCTACACCGGCACCAAATATTGCGTTTCGGTTGCCAGTGGATTGGATGCACTCATTGTTTCATTAAGAGCAGTTGGTATTGGCAAGGGCGATGAAGTACTTGTTCCGTCTCACACTTGTCAGGCAACTTGGTTGGCGGTAACCTTAGTTGGTGCTACACCCATTCCGGTTGAAGTAACCGATTTATTAATAGACCCTTCAAAAATTTTAAGTCACCTCACCAAAAAAGCAAAAGCAATCCTGCCTGTTCATCTATACGGTCAGCCTTGTAATATGGATTTAATTGGTGAATTGGCTAAGAAAAATAATTTATTGATTGTTGAAGATAACGCTCAAGCGCATGGCGCTACTTGGAAATCAATGCGTACTGGTAGTTTTGGAATCATTAATGCAACTAGCTTTTACCCAACCAAAAATCTTGGTGCGCTCGGAGATGGAGGGGCTATCACTACCAACGATAAAGAGCTGGCAACTTTTGTAAAAAAGTATCGAAATTATGGGTCAGAGGAGAAGGGCTGCCACACTATTGTAGGTATCAATTCAAGATTGGATGAAATGCAGGCTGCTTTGTTACGGGTGAAGTTAAATCACTTGTCGAAATGGAATTTAATGAGAACGCAAACCGCTGAATTGTACTATAAAAATTTACAAGGAGTAGGGGATGTTATTTTGCCTCCCCAAAAATCAACTGAGCAGGACTGGACTCACGTGTATCATCAGTTTGTGATCAGAACAAAGCACAGAGATTCCTTAAAGAAATTTCTGAATGATAAAGGCGTTGAAACGGCTATCCACTACCCCACACCAATACACCTACAGCAGGCTTATCAATTTTTGAATCTAAAGAAAGAAAGTTTGCCGAGGGCCGAGAGATTAAGTGAAACTGTTTTAAGCCTACCGATATGGCCAGGTTTGTTGCCAGAAGAAACCGAATTCATAAGTCAGAAGGTTACAGATTTTTTTTATCATTTGTAA
- a CDS encoding tol-pal system protein YbgF, producing MKEAGLKFLMLFFCLVSVHAFCQTKQLKKDTTIILISDVSVQLEAVQALNDLYDFKFERAERQMRWFKQKYTWHPLPYFMMGLSEWWKIMPNTKETKYDDRFLAYMDSSILVAENLYKKHPEYKLEAAFFLAAAHGFKGRLYSDEERKNWRKAAVQGKIALNYLEDCRGKEYLSPELQFGDALYNYFSVWVPENYPSLKPILWFFRKGDKQLGLKQLREVSYNAFYTRTEAMVWYMRIMNNYENDQPKAYQVAEYLFQTYPNNPYFHRYYARMLYARGMYPELEKQSKRILNLIDSAKFGYEATSGRYAAFFLGQMYDFQRKWDEAKKYYELSAKYAVQIDATESGYYLYSLIALGEINERQGNKAEAKRYFGMVKKKAKRKDEAYKDAKRRLKKLEKGD from the coding sequence ATGAAAGAGGCCGGCTTGAAATTTCTGATGTTATTCTTTTGTTTAGTGAGTGTACATGCTTTTTGCCAAACCAAGCAACTGAAGAAAGACACCACCATCATCCTCATCTCAGATGTTTCCGTACAACTGGAGGCAGTGCAAGCATTAAATGATCTCTACGATTTTAAATTTGAGCGAGCCGAAAGGCAAATGCGGTGGTTCAAACAAAAATATACATGGCACCCTTTGCCGTACTTTATGATGGGCCTCAGCGAGTGGTGGAAGATAATGCCCAACACAAAAGAGACCAAGTATGATGATCGGTTTTTGGCCTATATGGATAGCTCGATTTTGGTGGCCGAAAACTTGTATAAAAAACATCCCGAGTATAAATTGGAGGCCGCTTTCTTTTTGGCGGCAGCCCACGGCTTCAAAGGAAGGTTGTATTCCGATGAAGAACGTAAGAATTGGCGCAAGGCGGCTGTGCAAGGAAAAATTGCTTTAAATTACTTGGAAGATTGCCGTGGCAAAGAATACTTAAGTCCTGAGTTGCAGTTTGGCGATGCACTTTACAATTACTTTTCGGTGTGGGTACCCGAAAATTACCCTTCATTAAAGCCGATTCTGTGGTTTTTCAGAAAGGGAGACAAACAACTTGGGCTAAAGCAACTACGCGAAGTTTCTTACAATGCTTTTTACACACGCACCGAGGCCATGGTGTGGTACATGCGTATCATGAACAATTACGAAAACGATCAGCCCAAGGCCTATCAAGTGGCTGAGTATCTCTTTCAAACATACCCCAATAATCCTTACTTCCACCGCTACTATGCACGTATGTTGTACGCACGTGGCATGTATCCCGAATTGGAGAAACAATCGAAGCGGATATTGAACTTGATTGACAGTGCCAAGTTTGGTTACGAAGCTACTAGTGGGCGCTACGCTGCTTTCTTTCTGGGGCAGATGTATGATTTTCAGCGCAAGTGGGACGAAGCCAAGAAGTATTATGAGCTGAGTGCTAAATATGCAGTGCAAATAGACGCCACCGAATCGGGTTATTACTTATATTCGTTGATAGCATTGGGCGAAATCAACGAACGGCAAGGAAACAAAGCAGAAGCCAAAAGGTATTTCGGCATGGTGAAGAAAAAAGCCAAGCGTAAAGACGAAGCCTATAAAGATGCGAAGCGAAGGTTGAAGAAATTAGAGAAAGGGGATTGA
- a CDS encoding glycosyltransferase family 4 protein, with the protein MRNKILFICPYPAGEAPSQRFRFEQYFHVLRKNNFEFNQYSFWSKKNWAILYSNGNYLRKTIGLLAGYSKRLFQLLWYVPTADYVFIHREATPLGPPWFEWMSVKVFNKKIIYDFDDAIWLANTSEENKLSAWLKWHSKVKWICKWSYKVSCGNQYLCDFAKEYNQNVVLNPTTIDTENLHNPFIVKRDIIEDLITIGWTGTHSTLKYLEGIKPVLEILNKQFSGKIKFLIISNKKPSIEISSLQFIEWSKSTEIDDLVKFDIGIMPLTDDTWSNGKCGFKALQYMSLGIATVASPVGVNKIIIENGVNGYLCASYEEWLTKLSLLINNEELRNQLGKMGRTKVVESYSLLSNASNFLWLFS; encoded by the coding sequence ATGAGGAATAAAATACTATTCATTTGCCCATATCCAGCAGGCGAAGCACCTTCGCAGCGATTTAGGTTTGAGCAATACTTTCACGTATTGAGAAAAAATAACTTCGAATTCAATCAGTATTCATTCTGGTCAAAGAAAAATTGGGCAATACTATATTCAAATGGAAATTACTTAAGAAAGACAATAGGCCTACTAGCGGGGTATTCAAAAAGGCTTTTTCAACTCTTATGGTATGTGCCAACGGCAGACTATGTTTTTATTCATCGCGAGGCAACACCACTCGGCCCACCTTGGTTTGAGTGGATGTCCGTAAAAGTTTTCAACAAGAAGATAATCTACGATTTTGATGATGCTATTTGGCTTGCCAATACGAGCGAAGAGAACAAGTTGTCCGCTTGGCTAAAGTGGCATTCAAAAGTAAAGTGGATTTGCAAATGGAGTTACAAAGTAAGTTGCGGCAATCAATATCTGTGTGACTTTGCGAAGGAATACAACCAAAATGTTGTCCTAAACCCAACCACTATCGATACTGAGAATCTACACAATCCATTTATTGTCAAAAGAGATATAATAGAAGACCTTATTACGATCGGTTGGACGGGCACTCACTCTACTTTAAAATACTTAGAAGGCATTAAGCCAGTTTTGGAAATACTTAACAAACAATTTTCAGGAAAAATTAAGTTCTTGATTATCTCCAATAAAAAACCGTCAATCGAAATCAGTTCGTTACAATTCATTGAATGGTCAAAATCAACTGAGATTGACGATTTGGTAAAATTTGATATCGGCATTATGCCTTTGACAGATGATACTTGGTCCAACGGGAAATGTGGGTTTAAAGCTTTACAATATATGAGTCTTGGTATCGCCACGGTAGCCTCTCCGGTTGGTGTCAATAAAATCATCATTGAAAATGGTGTGAATGGATACTTGTGTGCATCGTATGAAGAATGGTTAACAAAGTTATCCTTACTTATTAACAATGAGGAATTAAGAAATCAATTAGGAAAAATGGGGCGCACGAAGGTGGTAGAAAGCTATTCTTTACTTTCCAATGCGTCTAACTTTCTTTGGCTCTTTTCTTGA
- a CDS encoding ABC transporter permease, with translation MESNDYFFEIKPKDRVGLNVKELVEYRELFYFFTWRDVKVKYKQTVLGFLWAVIQPLLLMIIFTFFFAKPMKVPSDNMEYPVFAFSGLILWTIFSSGITNAGNSMVSNAQIIKKIYFPRLIIPISTILASVIDFAITFGMFLVLIVLFHQPVNLTYAIVFWPMGLLIAVIATFGPGCWLAALNIKYRDFRYVIPFLVQSLLFLTPVIYPISIVSDSWVKYLLAINPMYAAITIFRLPLSQSMPELLLVTISLLSGLVLFVGGLYYFRRTEMYFADLA, from the coding sequence GTGGAAAGCAACGATTACTTTTTTGAGATAAAACCAAAAGATAGAGTAGGCCTCAATGTTAAAGAGTTGGTTGAATACAGGGAACTATTTTATTTTTTCACTTGGCGAGATGTTAAGGTGAAATATAAACAAACTGTTTTAGGTTTTCTGTGGGCAGTTATTCAGCCGCTGTTGCTGATGATTATATTCACTTTCTTTTTTGCAAAGCCAATGAAAGTGCCATCTGATAACATGGAATATCCGGTATTTGCCTTTTCAGGATTAATCTTATGGACGATTTTCTCTTCGGGTATAACCAATGCCGGTAACAGCATGGTGAGCAATGCACAAATCATCAAGAAGATATATTTTCCCAGACTGATTATCCCTATCTCAACGATATTGGCCTCGGTAATTGATTTTGCCATAACTTTTGGGATGTTTTTAGTACTTATAGTTTTGTTTCATCAGCCTGTAAACCTCACATATGCAATAGTCTTTTGGCCAATGGGGCTTCTGATTGCTGTTATAGCTACTTTTGGGCCAGGTTGTTGGTTGGCTGCTCTCAACATAAAGTACAGGGATTTTCGTTACGTGATTCCGTTTTTGGTGCAGTCACTTCTTTTTTTGACACCGGTTATATACCCGATTTCCATCGTCTCCGATTCGTGGGTGAAGTACCTGCTGGCTATCAACCCAATGTATGCAGCCATCACCATTTTTAGACTTCCACTAAGCCAAAGCATGCCTGAGCTTTTATTGGTAACCATTAGTTTGCTCTCTGGTTTGGTACTTTTCGTTGGTGGCTTATATTACTTTCGAAGAACTGAAATGTATTTTGCTGACTTGGCATAA
- a CDS encoding ABC transporter ATP-binding protein produces the protein MLEVHAVSKKFNILHQGQSYLSLRDRIVGLTKLKFSNTNKEIFWALRDVSFNVMPGESIGIVGKNGAGKSTLLKILSKITPPTQGKVICRGRIASLLEVGTGFHPELTGRENVYLNGSILGMRKKEIDAHFDEIIDFAGTELFLDTPLKHYSSGMQLRLAFAVAAFLEPEILVIDEVLAVGDAQFQKKCLGKMEDVARRGRTILFVSHNMAAVQSLCRKSILLNKGSLEFIGNSNEVVNKYLDLAFLSTEFKNGSVEFNSSADMNRIIKKVELYCNGSLSDFPHMGCQLEIKVHFCSPKPIPYPVLGVIFRDSLGTPVLGINNNHYVGNVASRPLQEGDFSFIVDSLPLINGSYSVDIHFGDNITDLDVRRDCMNFVVEKMPFSKTGVLPDEQINKFFVQDVTWRVQ, from the coding sequence ATCTTAGAAGTTCACGCTGTTTCAAAGAAATTTAATATTCTGCATCAAGGTCAGTCGTATTTAAGTTTAAGAGATCGGATTGTCGGATTGACCAAATTAAAATTTTCGAACACTAACAAGGAAATTTTTTGGGCATTGCGAGATGTTAGCTTTAACGTTATGCCAGGCGAATCCATTGGCATTGTGGGCAAAAACGGTGCAGGAAAATCTACATTGCTTAAAATCCTGTCAAAGATTACACCGCCAACTCAAGGAAAAGTCATTTGCCGAGGAAGGATAGCAAGCCTACTCGAGGTGGGTACTGGCTTTCACCCCGAGTTGACAGGCAGAGAGAATGTATATCTGAACGGGTCAATCCTAGGAATGCGTAAAAAAGAAATTGATGCTCATTTTGATGAGATCATTGACTTTGCAGGAACCGAACTTTTTTTAGATACTCCCCTAAAGCATTACTCAAGTGGGATGCAGCTGAGACTAGCGTTTGCCGTAGCCGCCTTTTTAGAACCAGAGATACTGGTTATTGATGAAGTCCTCGCTGTTGGCGATGCGCAATTCCAAAAGAAATGCCTAGGCAAAATGGAAGACGTAGCCAGAAGAGGGAGAACAATTCTGTTTGTAAGTCACAATATGGCGGCCGTGCAAAGCCTTTGTAGAAAAAGTATTCTTTTAAATAAAGGATCATTAGAGTTTATTGGAAACAGCAATGAAGTCGTAAACAAATATCTTGATCTGGCATTCTTAAGTACCGAATTTAAAAATGGATCAGTTGAGTTCAATAGTTCAGCAGATATGAATCGGATTATCAAGAAAGTAGAATTGTATTGCAATGGAAGTTTATCGGACTTTCCCCACATGGGTTGCCAGCTGGAGATAAAAGTTCATTTCTGTTCTCCAAAACCGATACCCTATCCGGTGTTGGGCGTTATTTTCAGAGACAGTCTGGGCACTCCCGTTTTAGGCATTAACAATAATCACTATGTGGGCAATGTTGCTTCACGACCGCTTCAAGAAGGTGATTTTTCTTTTATTGTTGATTCCCTTCCGCTAATCAACGGGTCATATTCTGTTGACATTCACTTTGGGGATAACATTACTGATCTTGACGTCAGACGAGATTGCATGAATTTTGTGGTGGAGAAAATGCCATTCTCTAAAACGGGAGTTCTGCCCGATGAACAGATCAACAAATTCTTTGTTCAGGATGTTACATGGCGCGTTCAATGA
- a CDS encoding polysaccharide deacetylase family protein, which translates to MNYSSLAITKVILSSLSMLRLQRGLKYIFVFHDVSPANAHQHYSVYSTEVTVFQNQINWLKKHFYIVSLDELVENNSIKENCASIVFDDGFKSIRDYAFPILHKTSIPFTVFVNKHAVINNWLWCSNLFMAHKNADAAYLKRIYDHFSFTRLSFEDFNRAPGEALITSKKLESNYDIFFDEKYSALPTYLTETDIKFLIDNQCVIGSHTTNHKLLSNCTDQDIEEEIVINNEFLKELTGKTIDHFAIPFGFEGTFDARTVSLAKKYHAHLYSTERTCFNNHHNQSAVFPRLGLRNENLTNLVYAINLPLAVNLRNRFFK; encoded by the coding sequence ATGAATTACTCTTCTCTAGCGATAACAAAAGTCATTCTTTCATCCCTCTCGATGCTTCGTCTGCAAAGGGGATTAAAATATATTTTTGTCTTTCACGATGTATCTCCTGCTAATGCTCATCAGCATTACTCTGTCTATTCCACTGAGGTCACGGTTTTTCAAAATCAAATCAATTGGCTGAAGAAGCATTTTTATATTGTATCACTTGATGAACTTGTAGAAAACAATTCCATTAAAGAAAACTGTGCCTCAATCGTTTTTGATGACGGATTTAAAAGTATTCGCGACTACGCATTTCCAATCCTTCATAAAACTTCCATCCCTTTTACCGTGTTTGTTAACAAACATGCCGTTATCAACAATTGGCTCTGGTGCAGTAATCTTTTCATGGCGCATAAAAATGCTGATGCCGCTTACCTCAAACGAATCTACGATCACTTTTCTTTTACTAGGTTGAGTTTTGAAGATTTTAATCGAGCACCGGGCGAAGCGTTAATCACATCAAAAAAATTAGAGAGCAACTACGATATTTTCTTTGATGAAAAATATTCTGCTCTACCTACCTACCTTACCGAAACGGATATCAAGTTCCTTATTGATAACCAATGCGTAATAGGTAGTCACACTACAAATCATAAATTACTTTCAAACTGTACCGATCAGGATATTGAAGAGGAGATCGTAATCAATAATGAATTCTTAAAAGAGCTAACCGGGAAGACCATTGACCATTTTGCAATCCCTTTCGGTTTTGAAGGAACCTTCGATGCTCGAACTGTGTCTCTGGCAAAAAAATATCACGCTCATCTTTACTCTACCGAGCGAACTTGTTTCAACAATCATCACAATCAGTCCGCTGTTTTTCCAAGATTAGGGCTTCGAAATGAAAATTTGACTAATCTTGTCTACGCTATAAATCTGCCTCTGGCGGTTAACCTTCGAAATAGATTCTTTAAGTGA
- a CDS encoding GNAT family N-acetyltransferase: MEPQLQYERITRESNLASLTELMKTCFNMKVGQDYFKWKYFDNPAGEIVAYSASSEGKIISYSGVIPELYWENGKVIKIYQAVDTLTHPDFRRHGLFKKLANMCYADIAQSEKAYIILAFPVPVSYDGFVNKLGWEKVFFWQFRFCYSFVFKAFSLFPEFKSTSLHFRSIQNIDSQITTYFSVRKSYFNLEKFFDAKTFQWKVLLNKHKKYEALGIYEANNLIGIAVFHLDSPKSCHLVWIDFIDQAHFNFASFKKTVHHLFALTKRRCIYTWSPTSNFQKRIFNRIGFLQNPFNKGPFKEKMPFIVLNSNGNSETSLWKDESNYNFQGIILD; the protein is encoded by the coding sequence ATGGAGCCACAACTTCAATACGAACGCATCACTCGCGAGAGTAACCTGGCATCGCTTACTGAGTTGATGAAGACCTGTTTCAACATGAAAGTGGGTCAGGATTATTTTAAATGGAAATATTTCGACAATCCTGCTGGTGAGATCGTTGCTTATAGCGCTTCGAGTGAAGGAAAAATCATTTCATATTCCGGAGTAATTCCGGAACTGTATTGGGAGAACGGAAAAGTGATAAAGATATACCAGGCTGTAGATACCTTAACCCATCCGGATTTTAGAAGGCATGGTCTTTTTAAAAAGCTTGCGAATATGTGTTATGCCGATATTGCCCAAAGTGAAAAGGCTTACATTATTTTAGCGTTTCCCGTCCCTGTTTCCTATGATGGATTTGTGAATAAGTTAGGATGGGAAAAAGTTTTCTTTTGGCAATTTCGGTTTTGCTATTCCTTTGTCTTTAAAGCATTCTCGCTGTTTCCTGAGTTTAAAAGCACCTCCCTTCACTTTCGTTCTATTCAAAATATCGATTCGCAAATCACAACATATTTTAGTGTACGGAAATCATATTTTAATCTCGAGAAATTTTTTGACGCTAAAACATTTCAGTGGAAAGTGTTGTTGAACAAACACAAAAAATATGAAGCGTTGGGTATTTATGAAGCCAATAATCTGATCGGAATAGCTGTATTTCATTTAGACAGTCCTAAATCTTGCCATTTGGTTTGGATTGATTTCATTGATCAGGCCCATTTTAATTTTGCCTCGTTCAAAAAAACAGTGCATCACCTTTTCGCTCTTACGAAAAGACGATGCATTTACACCTGGTCGCCAACCTCTAATTTTCAAAAGCGAATTTTTAACCGCATCGGATTTTTGCAGAACCCTTTTAATAAAGGTCCCTTCAAAGAAAAAATGCCTTTTATAGTATTGAATAGTAATGGCAATAGCGAAACTTCCCTTTGGAAAGACGAATCGAATTATAATTTTCAAGGAATAATACTCGACTAA
- a CDS encoding methyltransferase domain-containing protein, with protein MIGRINRKLKFFMLQFRVKNYNAFKKELSLNQLSASNIEENTKKLKPYYSEYVNHVSSPEMAASMELAGFMYTLCKANQYKKVLDLGSGLSSFIFRLYAKETLGVEVYSVDDDAAWLTKTRGYLEQHHLDTNNMFTLQQFVDLKESGFDCILHDLNFVEVRIQYVDFVFRSAKKNGLIIMDDVHKMDYRFALLKKLKSLEASCFTLRDMTKDNFGRFAYAVLKK; from the coding sequence ATGATCGGCAGAATAAATCGCAAACTAAAATTCTTCATGCTTCAGTTTCGTGTGAAGAATTATAATGCATTCAAAAAAGAGCTTTCGTTAAATCAACTTAGCGCATCCAACATAGAAGAGAACACAAAGAAATTAAAACCATACTATTCCGAATATGTGAATCATGTTTCGTCTCCTGAAATGGCAGCTTCGATGGAATTGGCTGGGTTTATGTACACGCTATGTAAAGCCAATCAGTACAAGAAGGTGTTGGATTTGGGTTCTGGCCTAAGCTCTTTTATATTTCGATTATATGCTAAAGAAACCCTGGGAGTAGAGGTTTATTCTGTTGATGACGATGCTGCATGGTTGACGAAAACAAGGGGCTACCTCGAGCAACATCATCTCGATACAAACAATATGTTCACACTTCAACAATTTGTCGACTTAAAAGAATCTGGCTTTGATTGCATTTTACATGATTTGAATTTTGTAGAGGTTAGAATTCAATATGTAGACTTTGTTTTTAGGTCGGCAAAGAAAAATGGGCTCATTATCATGGATGACGTTCACAAGATGGATTACCGTTTTGCTCTTTTAAAGAAGTTAAAGTCTTTAGAGGCTAGTTGTTTTACCTTGCGCGATATGACGAAAGACAATTTTGGCAGATTTGCGTATGCAGTATTGAAGAAATAG